From a region of the bacterium HR17 genome:
- the bacC gene encoding Dihydroanticapsin 7-dehydrogenase, with translation MRLAGKVAIVTGAARGIGKGIAQRFAREGAQVVVNDINDAGGQQTVREIQDAGGTAIFCRADVTDDVQVQAMVETTVTTFGKLDILVCNAVCATADILADNLDANLRVNVQGTYLCCRHAIPAMKAAGGGSIVIISSVNALMGMQGIHAYSASKAALIGMARSLAVWHGRDGIRVNVICPGTIQTEIWGPILREKPHIWDEMVRWYPLGRLGTVDDVANMALFLASDESGFVTGAVFVVDGGLTAGLMGFGELREA, from the coding sequence ATGCGGTTGGCGGGTAAGGTCGCCATCGTTACGGGTGCTGCGCGAGGTATCGGCAAAGGCATCGCCCAACGCTTCGCCCGCGAAGGTGCCCAAGTCGTCGTCAACGACATCAACGATGCGGGCGGGCAGCAAACAGTGCGCGAAATTCAGGACGCTGGCGGCACGGCAATCTTTTGTCGCGCCGATGTCACAGACGATGTGCAGGTGCAGGCGATGGTGGAGACGACGGTCACCACCTTCGGCAAGTTGGACATCCTCGTGTGTAACGCCGTTTGCGCGACGGCAGACATCCTCGCCGACAACTTGGACGCCAACTTGCGGGTCAATGTGCAGGGCACCTACCTTTGTTGCCGCCACGCTATCCCAGCGATGAAGGCAGCAGGGGGAGGCAGCATTGTCATCATCTCGTCCGTCAACGCGCTGATGGGCATGCAAGGCATCCACGCCTACTCGGCCTCTAAGGCGGCGCTGATCGGCATGGCGCGCAGCCTCGCCGTTTGGCACGGACGGGACGGCATCCGCGTCAATGTCATTTGCCCTGGCACCATCCAGACGGAAATTTGGGGTCCAATTTTGCGGGAGAAGCCCCACATTTGGGACGAAATGGTTCGCTGGTATCCGTTGGGGCGGCTGGGCACGGTGGACGATGTCGCTAATATGGCGCTTTTCTTAGCGTCCGACGAATCTGGTTTCGTCACTGGCGCTGTGTTCGTCGTGGACGGTGGGCTGACGGCGGGGCTGATGGGCTTCGGTGAGTTGCGGGAAGCGTAA